From Actinomycetota bacterium, the proteins below share one genomic window:
- a CDS encoding response regulator has product MTIDLRTILIAEDNPFDVELTLDALSSHHLANSVTVVSDGVETLEYLRREGRFADRSPEPPAVLLLDLKMPRMDGLEVLREIRSDPALRMQPVVMLTSSREDSDLAASYDLGVNAYVVKPVEFTEFVKAIGETGVFWGVINEGPPRTGDDDG; this is encoded by the coding sequence ATGACGATCGATCTGCGGACGATCCTCATCGCCGAGGACAACCCCTTTGACGTCGAGCTGACTCTCGATGCCCTCTCCTCGCACCACCTGGCGAACAGCGTGACGGTGGTGTCCGACGGGGTCGAGACGCTCGAGTACCTGCGCCGGGAAGGCCGATTCGCCGATCGCTCTCCCGAACCGCCGGCCGTGCTGCTCCTCGACCTGAAGATGCCGCGCATGGATGGTCTCGAGGTGCTGCGCGAGATCCGTTCCGACCCGGCCCTGCGCATGCAGCCAGTGGTCATGCTGACCTCTTCGCGCGAGGACTCGGACCTTGCCGCCAGCTACGATCTCGGCGTGAACGCGTACGTCGTCAAGCCCGTCGAGTTCACGGAGTTCGTCAAGGCCATCGGGGAGACCGGGGTGTTCTGGGGGGTCATCAACGAGGGTCCGCCAAGGACGGGCGACGACGATGGCTGA